A DNA window from Candidatus Methylomirabilis sp. contains the following coding sequences:
- a CDS encoding PaaI family thioesterase, giving the protein MVHENVPRDCPFYRLLGLEVIRFSEGTSEVRLRWREALGNLSGTVHGGALMALGDVGTAFAIFSLLPAHTTLVTVDLTMAFLAASRGTDLVCRGRAVRVGRRIATGEGRIEDGGGTLVATCLGTFLVRDGEGVEGIRD; this is encoded by the coding sequence ATGGTCCACGAGAATGTCCCCCGTGACTGCCCTTTCTACCGGCTGCTGGGGCTCGAGGTGATCCGCTTCAGCGAGGGGACCTCCGAGGTCCGCCTGAGGTGGCGGGAAGCCCTCGGCAATCTGAGCGGGACGGTGCACGGCGGCGCCCTCATGGCCCTCGGGGACGTCGGGACCGCCTTCGCCATCTTCTCCCTCCTGCCCGCCCACACGACCCTGGTCACGGTGGACCTCACCATGGCGTTCCTGGCCGCGAGCCGGGGGACGGATCTCGTCTGCCGGGGTCGCGCGGTCCGGGTGGGGCGGCGCATCGCCACAGGGGAGGGGCGGATCGAGGACGGAGGGGGGACCCTCGTCGCCACCTGCCTGGGGACCTTCCTGGTGCGGGACGGGGAGGGCGTGGAGGGGATCCGGGACTGA
- a CDS encoding poly(R)-hydroxyalkanoic acid synthase subunit PhaE, whose product MSPNETPEEIYRRWKEAMAKGAESWAQMLGQGQRPDIYQFWRPFFDQGMEGWSRLLTQGSSPDLLQEWKKFQDEWIESWSRVLTQAMGTETFAAALGKHLDQHLSAVGPVRKQMTAATEEYLRALNLPSRRQVADLAELVVSLESRIEGLEEKIEALLHRGRSTGD is encoded by the coding sequence ATGAGCCCGAACGAAACGCCCGAGGAGATCTACCGGAGGTGGAAGGAGGCCATGGCCAAGGGCGCCGAAAGCTGGGCCCAGATGCTCGGCCAGGGCCAGCGGCCGGACATCTACCAGTTCTGGCGCCCCTTCTTCGACCAGGGCATGGAGGGCTGGTCCAGGCTCCTGACCCAAGGATCGAGCCCGGACCTCCTGCAGGAGTGGAAGAAGTTCCAGGACGAGTGGATCGAAAGCTGGTCCAGGGTCCTGACCCAGGCGATGGGGACCGAGACCTTCGCGGCCGCGCTGGGGAAGCACCTCGACCAGCACCTGAGCGCGGTCGGCCCCGTGCGCAAACAGATGACCGCGGCCACGGAGGAATACCTCCGGGCCCTCAACCTCCCCTCGCGCCGGCAGGTGGCGGATCTGGCCGAGCTGGTCGTGTCCCTGGAGAGCCGGATCGAGGGCCTCGAGGAGAAGATCGAGGCGCTCCTCCATCGCGGGCGCTCGACCGGAGACTGA